The following coding sequences lie in one Mycobacterium sp. Z3061 genomic window:
- a CDS encoding cytochrome P450 — protein sequence MPRAAGCPFAPPPGVMTLAEARPLSRVRIWDGSTPWLITGYEQCRELFSDSRVSVDDRQPGFPHWNAGMLATVHKRPRSVFTADGEEHTRFRRMLSKPFTFRRVEGLRPAIQQITDEHIDAMLAGPTPADIVSALALPVPSLVISQLLGVPYEDAEMFQHHANVGLARYASGEDTVKGAMTLHKYLAQLVEAKMETPAEDAVSDLAERVKDGELSVKEAAQLATGLLIAGHETTANMLGLGVLALLENPDQLPAIRDADDPKIVANAVEELLRYLSIIQNGQRRVAVEDIPIAGEVIRAGDGIIIDLAPANWDADAFTDPERLYLHRSGADRNVAFGYGRHQCVGQQLARAEMQIVFRTLFRRIPTLQLASGIEDIPFKHDRLAYGVYELPVTW from the coding sequence ATGCCGCGTGCGGCCGGTTGCCCGTTCGCGCCGCCGCCCGGGGTGATGACGCTGGCCGAAGCCAGGCCGCTGTCCCGGGTGCGCATCTGGGACGGCAGCACGCCATGGCTCATCACCGGTTACGAGCAGTGCCGCGAACTGTTTTCGGATTCCCGGGTCAGCGTCGACGACCGCCAGCCGGGTTTCCCGCACTGGAACGCCGGGATGTTGGCCACGGTGCACAAGCGCCCGCGGTCGGTGTTCACCGCCGACGGCGAGGAGCACACCCGGTTTCGGCGAATGTTGTCCAAGCCGTTCACCTTTCGGCGGGTAGAGGGGCTGCGGCCGGCCATTCAGCAGATCACCGACGAGCACATCGACGCAATGCTGGCCGGGCCCACCCCTGCCGACATCGTCAGTGCCCTGGCGCTGCCGGTGCCGTCACTGGTGATCAGTCAGCTGCTCGGCGTCCCGTACGAGGACGCCGAGATGTTCCAGCACCACGCCAATGTCGGGCTGGCGAGGTACGCATCCGGCGAAGACACCGTCAAAGGTGCCATGACCCTGCACAAGTACCTGGCTCAGCTGGTGGAAGCCAAGATGGAAACCCCGGCCGAGGATGCGGTTTCCGATCTGGCCGAGCGGGTCAAGGACGGCGAGCTGAGCGTGAAGGAGGCGGCTCAGCTGGCTACCGGTCTGCTGATCGCCGGGCACGAGACCACCGCCAACATGCTCGGTCTCGGAGTGCTTGCGCTATTGGAAAACCCGGACCAGTTGCCGGCCATCCGCGACGCCGACGACCCGAAGATCGTCGCCAATGCCGTTGAGGAGCTGCTGCGTTATCTCAGCATCATCCAGAACGGTCAGCGCCGGGTCGCGGTCGAGGACATCCCGATCGCGGGCGAGGTGATCCGCGCGGGCGACGGCATCATCATCGACCTGGCCCCGGCGAACTGGGATGCCGACGCATTCACCGATCCCGAGCGGCTGTATCTGCACCGCTCCGGCGCCGACCGCAACGTCGCCTTCGGCTACGGCCGGCACCAGTGTGTGGGCCAGCAGCTGGCCCGTGCCGAGATGCAGATCGTCTTCCGCACGCTGTTCCGGCGCATCCCGACACTGCAATTGGCGTCCGGGATCGAGGACATTCCGTTCAAACACGACCGCCTGGCCTATGGCGTCTACGAACTTCCGGTCACCTGGTAA
- a CDS encoding ferredoxin: MKVRVDQDVCASSGNCVMNAPEVFDQRDEDGVVVLLNPNPAADQAEATRKAAAFCPALAIHIEE; encoded by the coding sequence ATGAAAGTTCGTGTCGACCAGGATGTTTGCGCGTCCTCGGGCAACTGTGTGATGAACGCCCCGGAAGTCTTCGATCAACGCGACGAGGACGGCGTCGTCGTGCTGCTCAACCCGAACCCAGCTGCCGACCAGGCCGAGGCGACCCGCAAAGCCGCGGCGTTCTGCCCGGCTCTGGCCATCCACATTGAGGAGTGA
- a CDS encoding TetR/AcrR family transcriptional regulator: MTTVGRAVRGERASSTQEAILVAAERLFAEHGVFAVSNRQVSEAAGQGNNAAVGYHFGTKADLVRAIEEKHRGPVEALREQMVAALPESAGMRDWVACLVCPLTEHLEDLGNPTWYARFAAQAMTDPAYHNIVVKDALSSSSLVQVIDGINSCLPELPVAVRFERNIMARNLLMHTCADLERALAEGTSMPRPSWRAAATGLIDAIVGLWLAPVTTESAP, encoded by the coding sequence ATGACCACAGTCGGGCGGGCTGTTCGTGGCGAGCGGGCCAGCTCCACGCAAGAGGCCATCCTCGTCGCAGCCGAGCGGTTGTTCGCCGAACACGGGGTGTTCGCGGTGTCCAACCGACAGGTCAGCGAGGCCGCCGGGCAGGGCAATAACGCCGCGGTCGGCTATCACTTCGGCACCAAGGCCGACCTGGTCCGTGCCATCGAGGAAAAGCACCGCGGACCCGTCGAGGCGTTGCGCGAGCAGATGGTGGCCGCCCTGCCCGAGTCGGCCGGGATGCGGGACTGGGTCGCGTGCCTGGTGTGCCCGCTCACCGAACATCTGGAGGATCTGGGCAACCCGACCTGGTACGCCCGGTTCGCCGCGCAGGCGATGACCGACCCGGCGTATCACAACATCGTGGTCAAGGACGCGCTCAGCTCGTCGTCTCTGGTCCAGGTCATCGACGGCATCAACAGCTGCCTCCCGGAATTGCCGGTGGCCGTCCGATTCGAGCGGAACATCATGGCGCGCAACCTGTTGATGCATACCTGCGCGGATCTGGAACGTGCCCTGGCCGAAGGTACCTCGATGCCGCGCCCGTCCTGGCGGGCCGCCGCAACCGGCCTGATCGACGCGATCGTCGGTTTATGGCTGGCGCCGGTCACTACGGAGTCGGCTCCATGA
- a CDS encoding SDR family NAD(P)-dependent oxidoreductase: MDGFAGKVAVVTGAGSGIGRALAVELARSGARLAISDVDVEGLEQTGELIRRMGAPVRVDRLDVTEREAFLAYADTVNAHFGIVHQIYNIAGIAFLGDVEVSQFKDIERVMDVDYWGVVNGTKAFLPHLIASGDGHVVNMSSMFGLFGVPGQAAYTSAKFAVRGFTEALRQEMAVAGHPVAVTVVHPGYVKTAIAANAGHVEGLDKEAGVRVFEKVAITSAQRAARIILRAVRKKKGRVVVGPDAKAYALLVRLAPTGYQRILGPMTARFQSGR, from the coding sequence ATGGACGGGTTCGCCGGCAAGGTCGCAGTCGTCACCGGAGCGGGTTCGGGCATCGGCCGGGCGCTGGCGGTAGAACTGGCCCGCTCCGGCGCGCGGTTGGCGATCAGTGATGTCGACGTCGAAGGCCTCGAGCAGACCGGGGAGCTCATCCGGCGGATGGGTGCCCCGGTGCGTGTAGACCGGCTCGACGTCACCGAACGCGAGGCATTCCTCGCCTATGCGGACACGGTCAACGCGCATTTCGGAATCGTGCACCAGATCTACAACATCGCGGGCATCGCCTTCCTCGGCGACGTCGAGGTCAGCCAGTTCAAGGACATCGAAAGGGTGATGGACGTTGACTATTGGGGTGTGGTCAACGGAACGAAAGCTTTTCTGCCGCATCTGATCGCGTCCGGCGACGGCCACGTCGTCAACATGTCCAGCATGTTCGGCCTGTTCGGCGTCCCGGGTCAGGCGGCCTACACCTCCGCGAAATTCGCGGTGCGCGGTTTCACCGAGGCGCTGCGCCAGGAGATGGCGGTTGCCGGCCATCCGGTCGCGGTGACGGTCGTGCACCCCGGATACGTCAAGACCGCGATCGCGGCCAACGCCGGACATGTGGAAGGCCTCGACAAAGAAGCCGGTGTGCGGGTCTTCGAGAAGGTCGCCATCACCAGCGCGCAGCGGGCCGCGCGGATCATCCTCAGGGCGGTCCGCAAAAAGAAAGGACGGGTGGTGGTGGGGCCGGACGCCAAGGCCTACGCACTGCTGGTACGGCTGGCGCCGACGGGCTACCAGCGCATCCTGGGGCCCATGACGGCGCGATTCCAATCCGGACGCTAG
- a CDS encoding alpha/beta hydrolase, whose protein sequence is MRFPEIAGRVTRVGIPTRYGDAAADVYHPPEGTARPPVYVNVHGGGFVVGHPEQDDPWCRYLAANTGAVVVNVSYVVAPGHRFPAAPQQIFDVVCWATDPAREWDGTRLCVGGQSAGGNLSAAAARLALENHGPRIALQVLHYAPLDLVTPTAAKPSTIGRRAIMKPWMGEVFDTAYIPDPAQRRDRLASPAWGDNADGIAGIAPALVVTAEHDRLRGEARRYADKLQAVGALAEYYEVPGVDHGYNIMSNATDVTRDSYARIAAHVVRATS, encoded by the coding sequence GTGCGGTTTCCGGAGATCGCCGGCCGCGTTACCCGGGTCGGCATCCCCACCCGGTACGGCGATGCCGCCGCGGACGTCTACCACCCGCCGGAAGGGACGGCGCGACCACCGGTTTACGTCAACGTGCACGGCGGCGGGTTCGTCGTCGGTCACCCCGAGCAAGACGACCCGTGGTGCCGGTATCTGGCCGCCAACACCGGCGCGGTGGTGGTCAACGTCAGTTACGTCGTGGCTCCCGGGCACCGCTTTCCTGCTGCGCCACAACAGATCTTCGACGTGGTGTGCTGGGCGACGGACCCCGCGCGGGAGTGGGACGGGACCCGGCTGTGTGTGGGCGGCCAGAGCGCGGGCGGCAACCTCAGCGCCGCCGCCGCCCGGCTCGCGCTGGAGAACCACGGCCCCCGGATCGCGTTGCAGGTGCTGCATTACGCACCGCTCGACCTGGTGACGCCCACCGCGGCCAAGCCCTCGACGATCGGGCGCCGAGCGATCATGAAGCCGTGGATGGGCGAGGTCTTCGACACCGCTTACATCCCCGATCCCGCGCAGCGGCGCGACCGCCTGGCGTCACCGGCCTGGGGCGACAACGCCGACGGGATCGCGGGCATCGCGCCCGCACTGGTGGTCACGGCCGAACACGACCGGCTACGCGGCGAAGCCCGCAGGTATGCAGACAAGCTGCAGGCCGTCGGGGCGCTGGCCGAGTACTACGAGGTGCCCGGTGTCGACCACGGCTACAACATCATGAGCAACGCCACCGACGTCACGCGCGACAGTTATGCCCGCATCGCGGCGCACGTCGTACGGGCCACCAGTTGA
- a CDS encoding SDR family oxidoreductase has translation MVNELLGRVAIVTGAASGLGRGMAQRFAAEGARLVVADVDVEGGQALAATLGDDVVFVRTDVSDPDQVGALVAATVAQFGDLHIMVNNAGVSGTLRRLLDDDLSDFHRVMAVNVLGVMAGTRDAARHMATRDGGSIINLTSIGGIQAGGGVMTYRASKAAVIQFTKSAAIELAQHGIRVNAIAPGNIPTPILASSAGDLAPEELERFETRIRQGMRDDRPLKREGTPDDVAEAALYFATDRSRYVTGTVLPVDGGTVAGKVNRPRRQSS, from the coding sequence GTGGTCAACGAATTGCTGGGCCGGGTCGCGATCGTCACCGGCGCGGCCTCCGGCCTCGGGCGCGGGATGGCCCAGCGGTTCGCCGCCGAGGGCGCGCGCCTGGTCGTTGCCGACGTCGACGTCGAGGGCGGGCAGGCGCTGGCCGCGACTCTGGGGGACGACGTGGTCTTCGTCCGCACTGACGTGTCCGATCCCGACCAGGTCGGGGCGCTGGTAGCGGCGACGGTGGCGCAGTTCGGTGATCTGCACATCATGGTGAACAACGCCGGCGTATCGGGAACGCTGCGCCGTCTGCTCGACGATGACTTGTCCGACTTCCACCGCGTCATGGCCGTGAACGTCCTCGGGGTGATGGCCGGTACCCGAGATGCCGCGCGGCACATGGCAACCCGCGACGGCGGCTCCATCATCAACCTGACCTCGATCGGCGGCATCCAGGCCGGCGGCGGTGTGATGACATACCGGGCATCCAAGGCCGCGGTCATCCAGTTCACCAAATCCGCCGCAATCGAGTTGGCGCAGCACGGGATTCGCGTCAATGCCATTGCACCGGGCAACATCCCGACGCCTATCCTGGCCTCCTCGGCGGGGGATCTCGCTCCTGAGGAACTGGAGCGATTCGAGACCAGGATCCGCCAGGGGATGCGGGACGACCGGCCGTTGAAACGGGAGGGCACGCCCGACGACGTCGCCGAGGCGGCCCTGTACTTCGCCACCGACCGGTCGCGTTATGTTACTGGCACGGTGCTTCCCGTGGACGGGGGAACCGTCGCGGGCAAGGTGAATCGGCCGCGACGGCAGTCGTCCTGA
- a CDS encoding AAA family ATPase has translation MINTVQALRLRGRRAECTALERLTVRARSGESQVLALRGEAGIGKTALLEFVAECAQGFRTARVSGVESEMELAFAALHQLCMPYLDCLDELPAPQRDALEVALGRSAGPAPDRFLVGLAVLNLIGSASRAKPLLFLVDDAQWIDRVSAQTLAFVARRLVAEPVCLVFAIRDGLGNDELTGLPELTLQGLNAGDARALLDSAVLGRLDNQVRDRIVAETRGNPLALLELPKGLTTEELAGGFGPPDARPLAGQIEHTFLRRIERLSEHTQQLLLIAAAEPVGDAALLRRAAGLLGLPHDAAAGAEAAGLIDVGTTVRFRHPLVRSAAYRAAGLMERRRAHRALADATDGAADPDRRAWHLAIAATGPDEAVAAQLELSAERAQARGGIAAAAAFLERATQLTSDPVRRAARALAAAQAKRDTAAFDAADELLTIAESAASLDDLQRACLTRLRAQIAFARSRSGDADAPTVSDSAIGLLDAARQLAGLDVAQSRETYLEAVGAALFGGRLCPHGGIRTTAAAARAAPPGPDPVRPVDRLLDGIAIRATDGHAASLTTLREALALISSEAERADGDVMRWFWQAFPIVQESAAHELWDDDAWHRLATRAVRLARDAGALAVLPLALVYRAGVHVQAGEFAAATALIEEADAITTATGYAPVKYHSVLLAALRGTESEALSLIESARHDGVARGEGRVVGLTNFALAVLYNGLGRYEEAFGAARHACADEDLGLFGWSLIELIEAAVRCGELGAARDALAQLEERALDSGTDWARGVLARSQALLADDRRAEIRYREALERLGNTRIAVQLARAHLVYGEWLRRCNRRVDARAQLHTAHEMFTRMGAQAFAERARRELLVTGQKVSKRSSAPAGELTAQEAQIAKLAGDGLTNPEIAAQLFISTHTVEWHLRKVFAKLGIKSRRQLRTTAID, from the coding sequence GTGATCAACACTGTTCAGGCACTGCGTTTACGGGGGCGGCGCGCGGAATGCACGGCCCTGGAACGGCTGACGGTCCGTGCCCGATCGGGCGAGAGTCAAGTGCTCGCCCTGCGCGGCGAGGCCGGCATCGGCAAGACGGCCTTACTCGAGTTCGTTGCCGAGTGCGCGCAGGGTTTCCGGACGGCGCGGGTGTCGGGCGTGGAGTCGGAGATGGAGCTCGCCTTCGCGGCGCTGCATCAGCTCTGCATGCCGTACCTGGACTGCCTTGACGAGCTGCCCGCACCGCAACGCGACGCGCTGGAGGTCGCCCTGGGGCGCAGCGCGGGTCCCGCTCCGGACCGCTTCCTGGTCGGCCTCGCGGTGCTGAACCTGATCGGCAGCGCCTCCCGGGCCAAACCGCTGTTGTTCCTGGTGGACGACGCGCAGTGGATCGACCGCGTTTCGGCCCAGACCCTGGCGTTCGTCGCCCGCCGCCTGGTCGCCGAACCAGTGTGCCTGGTGTTCGCCATCCGCGACGGGCTCGGCAACGACGAACTGACCGGCCTGCCCGAATTGACGTTGCAGGGACTCAATGCCGGCGACGCGCGTGCGCTGCTGGACTCGGCCGTCCTGGGGCGGTTGGACAACCAGGTGCGCGACCGCATCGTCGCGGAAACCCGCGGTAATCCCCTGGCACTGCTCGAACTACCCAAAGGATTGACGACCGAGGAGCTGGCGGGCGGTTTCGGGCCGCCGGATGCGCGGCCGCTGGCCGGGCAGATCGAGCACACCTTCCTGCGGCGCATCGAACGGTTGTCGGAGCACACCCAGCAATTGCTGCTGATCGCCGCAGCCGAACCGGTCGGGGACGCGGCGCTGTTGCGGCGGGCCGCCGGCCTGTTGGGCCTGCCGCACGACGCGGCCGCGGGCGCCGAGGCGGCCGGACTCATCGACGTGGGGACCACGGTGCGCTTCCGGCACCCACTGGTGCGTTCGGCGGCCTATCGTGCGGCGGGTTTGATGGAGCGCCGGCGAGCTCATCGGGCGCTGGCCGACGCCACCGACGGTGCGGCCGATCCGGACCGTCGCGCCTGGCACCTGGCGATCGCGGCGACGGGTCCCGACGAGGCCGTCGCGGCCCAGTTGGAACTGTCCGCCGAGCGCGCGCAGGCCAGAGGCGGAATTGCGGCCGCGGCGGCGTTCCTGGAGCGAGCGACCCAGCTGACCTCCGACCCGGTCCGGCGCGCGGCCCGGGCGCTGGCCGCCGCCCAGGCCAAGCGCGACACCGCGGCGTTCGACGCCGCCGACGAGCTGCTGACCATCGCGGAGTCGGCCGCGTCACTCGACGATTTGCAGCGTGCCTGCCTCACCCGGTTGCGGGCTCAGATCGCGTTCGCCCGTAGCCGCAGTGGCGACGCCGACGCCCCGACGGTGTCTGATTCCGCCATCGGTCTGCTGGACGCCGCGCGCCAACTCGCCGGCCTCGACGTCGCACAGTCGCGCGAAACCTACCTGGAGGCGGTAGGAGCGGCGCTGTTCGGCGGACGGCTCTGCCCGCACGGCGGAATCCGGACGACGGCAGCCGCGGCGCGCGCGGCACCACCGGGGCCGGATCCGGTACGACCGGTCGACCGGCTGCTAGACGGCATCGCAATCAGGGCAACCGATGGTCACGCCGCAAGTCTGACCACGCTGCGCGAAGCGCTTGCCCTGATCAGTTCCGAAGCCGAGCGCGCCGACGGCGACGTGATGCGCTGGTTCTGGCAGGCCTTCCCGATCGTGCAGGAGTCGGCCGCTCACGAACTTTGGGACGACGATGCCTGGCACCGACTGGCCACTCGCGCGGTGCGACTCGCTCGCGACGCCGGTGCACTGGCCGTCCTGCCGCTGGCCCTGGTCTACCGCGCCGGTGTACACGTCCAGGCCGGCGAGTTCGCGGCAGCCACCGCGCTGATCGAGGAAGCCGACGCCATCACGACCGCGACCGGCTATGCGCCGGTCAAGTATCACTCGGTGTTGCTGGCAGCCCTGCGGGGCACCGAGTCCGAAGCCCTGAGCCTGATCGAGTCGGCGCGTCACGACGGCGTCGCCCGCGGCGAAGGGCGGGTGGTGGGCCTGACGAACTTCGCCCTCGCCGTGCTCTACAACGGCTTGGGCCGCTACGAAGAGGCCTTCGGCGCCGCGCGCCATGCGTGTGCCGACGAGGACCTGGGCCTGTTCGGCTGGAGCCTGATCGAGCTCATCGAAGCCGCGGTGCGATGTGGTGAACTCGGTGCGGCGCGGGACGCGCTCGCCCAACTGGAGGAACGCGCGCTGGACAGCGGAACCGATTGGGCGAGAGGGGTTTTGGCCCGGTCGCAGGCGCTGCTGGCCGACGACAGGAGAGCCGAGATCCGCTACCGGGAAGCCCTGGAGCGCCTGGGCAACACCCGGATCGCGGTGCAGCTGGCCCGTGCGCATCTCGTCTACGGCGAATGGTTGCGCCGCTGCAACCGCCGCGTGGATGCCCGCGCTCAGCTGCACACCGCCCACGAGATG